From the Rhinatrema bivittatum chromosome 3, aRhiBiv1.1, whole genome shotgun sequence genome, one window contains:
- the LOC115087867 gene encoding uncharacterized protein LOC115087867, which yields MPHTKRKAKVREGLPTIEDNRQPSIVAAFTKTPSRNPGGGVAGAGNEQLPGSQTLETTLSPGAPTTPEPPAGGELFLFQELHTPNLQRRADDNSASSESPVSPSSSKLGEETARRTDQREEGAAAEVGSENGSLLLTCSTPTLAPSLAEIRNILFSVQKSINALIMSVQEAILKSQKMEEQNEKLAKRITLMEGKVDNMAKIQVNLITSEKMQESKMELLENQIKRANLRILNFPKTRMMTAKDLFSSYLINILKYSQDNLPLLSRIYYLPQRTLMDKRNNQDVNQPVEDANLDLNLTEFLEKSFESEIKTRATLLIQFASVIDRDKVLRSYFRFQKLKFYGFTIQIFPDIAKSSQLKRKKFLAMREEAIECGAKYFLRFPCRCIVNFRETKYVFNEPEQLCVYLDSYSQS from the coding sequence ATGccgcacacaaaaagaaaagctaAAGTAAGAGAAGGTTTACCTACTATTGAAGATAATCGACAGCCGAGCATAGTTGCAGCTTTTACTAAGACGCCATCGAGGAACCCCGGGGGAGGAGTCGCTGGAGCCGGTAATGAGCAGCTGCCAGGCTCCCAGACTTTAGAAACAACTTTGAGCCCGGGGGCTCCAACAACGCCCGAACCTCCTGCGGGTGGAGAGTTATTCCTATTTCAAGAACTACATACCCCTAACTTGCAGAGAAGAGCAGACGACAATTCTGCTTCTTCGGAGAGCCCGGTATCACCGAGCTCCAGCAAGTTAGGAGAGGAAACCGCACGCCGCACAGACCAACGAGAAGAAGGCGCAGCAGCAGAGGTAGGAAGTGAGAATGGATCGTTACTGCTTACTTGCTCTACTCCCACATTAGCTCCTTCCTTGGCTGAAATCAGGAATATTCTGTTTTCAGTGCAGAAATCTATAAATGCACTAATTATGTCAGTACAAGAAGCAATATTGAAGTCTCAGAAAATGGAGGAGCAGAATGAAAAATTAGCAAAACGTATAACCCTGATGGAGGGTAAAGTAGACAATATGGCTAAAATTCAAGTGAATTTGATAACATCGGAGAAAATGCAAGAGAGTAAAATGGAACTGCTTGAAAACCAGATAAAAAGAGCTAATctgagaatattaaatttcccGAAGACCAGGATGATGACAGCGAAAGATTTATTCTCAAGTTATTTGATAAACATTTTGAAATACTCCCAAGATAATCTACCATTACTATCGAGGATTTATTATCTGCCTCAACGTACTTTAATGGATAAGAGGAATAATCAAGATGTGAATCAACCAGTTGAAGATGCAAATCTGGATTTAAATCTTACTGAATTTCtagaaaaatcttttgaatcTGAAATAAAAACTAGAGCGACACTTCTGATTCAATTTGCAAGTGTAATTGATAGAGATAAAGTGCTAAGATCATATTTTAGATTTCAGAAACTGAAATTCTATGGTTTTACAATCCAGATTTTCCCAGATATTGCAAAAAGTTctcaattgaaaagaaaaaagtttcttGCAATGAGGGAGGAAGCTATAGAGTGTGGAGCAAAGTATTTTTTACGTTTTCCATGTAGATGTATAGTAAATTTCAGAGAGACAAAGTATGTTTTCAATGAACCTGAGCAATTATGTGTGTATTTAGATTCCTATTCTCAATCCTAG
- the TPBG gene encoding LOW QUALITY PROTEIN: trophoblast glycoprotein (The sequence of the model RefSeq protein was modified relative to this genomic sequence to represent the inferred CDS: inserted 1 base in 1 codon; deleted 2 bases in 2 codons), which translates to MFPESQAGWRRLWSPGGGMAAGTLWLLLAVHLPGSSCPQPEPPPPAPSSSPPACPQACECSEAARTVKCVNGNLTAVPRGLPPYVRSLSLAGNRLELLPAGAFPPAAALRELASLNLSGGGVRRVEPGAFAHLPALRRLDLSRKPRLAQLGPPPPSAPPARSPSSDLSECLLNAKPALAPGGGAGQPQRRLALAANRLRELPDDSLRELPALRHLDLSDNALAGLRAGLFRPLPLLQSLDLSRNPLRRLQLATXADLQPQRLDRLRLANDSWLCDCRLRELLAWLREENGSRALAGPEQLLCWEPESLRGRPLLDLPDSLLLCPDPDDLSGLQTSYVFLGIVLALIGVIFLLVLYLNRKGIKKWMHNIRDACRDHMEGYHYRYEITADPRLTHVSSNSEV; encoded by the exons ATGTTCCCCGAGTCCCAGGCCGGGTGGCGGCGGCTCTGGTCTCCCGGCGGCGGGATGGCGGCGGggactctgtggctgctgctAGCGGTGCACCTGCCGGGCTCCTCCTGCCCTCAGCCCGAGCCGCCGCCGCCTGCCCCTTCTTCTTCCCCTCCCGCCTGCCCGCAAGCCTGCGAGTGCTCGGAGGCGGCGCGGACGGTGAAGTGCGTGAACGGCAACCTGACGGCGGTGCCGCGGGGTCTGCCGCCCTACGTGCGGAGCCTCTCGCTGGCCGGCAACCGCCTGGAGCTGCTGCCCGCCGGCGCCTTCCCGCCCGCCGCCGCCCTGCGCGAGCTGGCCAGCCTGAACCTGAGCGGCGGCGGCGTGCGGCGCGTGGAGCCCGGGGCCTTCGCCCACCTGCCCGCCCTCCGCCGGCTT GACCTCAGCCGCAAACCCCGCCTGGCCCAGCTCGGGCCCCCGCCGCCTTCGGCGCCTCCAGCCCGCTCTCCGAGCTCCGACCTGAGCGAGTGCCTGCTCAACGCCAAGCCTGCTctcgcgcctgggggcggggctgggcaACCTCAACGGCGCCTGGCGCTGGCC GCAAACCGCCTCCGCGAGCTGCCCGATGACTCCCTGCGCGAGCTGCCCGCCCTGCGCCACCTGGACCTGAGCGACAACGCGCTGGCGGGGCTGCGCGCCGGCCTCTTCCGCCCCCTGCCCCTCCTGCAGAGCCTGGACCTGAGCCGCAACCCCCTGCGGCGCCTGCAGCTCGCCA CTGCGGACCTGCAGCCCCAGCGGCTCGACCGTCTCCGCCTGGCCAACGACAGCTGGCTCTGCGACTGCCGCCTGCGGGAGCTGCTCGCCTGGCTGCGGGAGGAGAACGGCAGCCGCGCCCTGGCCGGCCCCGAGCAGCTGCTCTGCTGGGAGCCCGAGAGCCTGCGGGGCCGGCCGCTGCTCGACCTGCCCGACTCGCTGCTCCTCTGCCCCGATCCCGACGACCTGAGCGGCCTGCAGACTTCCTACGTCTTCCTGGGCATCGTGCTGGCCCTCATCGGGGTCATTTTCCTGCTGGTTTTGTATCTGAACAGGAAGGGCATCAAGAAGTGGATGCACAACATCCGCGACGCCTGCAGGGACCACATGGAGGGCTATCACTACCGCTACGAGATCACGGCCGACCCCCGGCTGACTCACGTGAGCTCCAACTCCGAGGTGTGA